Proteins encoded together in one Bradyrhizobium sp. PSBB068 window:
- a CDS encoding Rieske 2Fe-2S domain-containing protein, with amino-acid sequence MLRAEDNRFLTEAGSGTGMGELLRRFWIPVLLSEELPEPDSDPKKIVVMGEELLAFRDSRGVVGVIDQYCPHRGANLWLGRNEECGIRCVYHGWKFDTDGRCVDMPTSYPDLNAKDLIRIKSYPVREWGEMIWAYMGPVDQMPELPALEMALLPASHRFVTKKWQDCNWVQAVEGSIDTAHFTFAHLSFEKEENEILDIKKHFVNPLTRVATDHMRWIAEDPRPVIKINPHDAGLTVAGGRLTGSDNIYWRIAQFLMPFHSYAPSSMPGENMFGQTFVPVTDTNCWIYTYAWNPERPLTDAERDGYANGNGVMAVVDENYVPLRNKSNDYLIDRKLQRTRSYTGIKGVSEQDAAVQDSQGPIADRTREHLGPTDLGIMHFRKLMMEAARALQNGEAPPHAAHQDRYTVRSGACVTSKAKDLTAVMVERFGDPAGFVGGPGKQTAAE; translated from the coding sequence ATGCTCCGCGCCGAAGACAACAGGTTCCTCACCGAAGCCGGATCGGGAACGGGGATGGGCGAATTGCTACGCCGGTTCTGGATTCCGGTGCTGCTGTCGGAAGAGCTGCCGGAGCCGGACAGCGATCCGAAGAAGATCGTTGTGATGGGCGAGGAGCTGCTCGCCTTCCGCGACTCGAGGGGCGTGGTCGGCGTCATCGATCAATACTGCCCGCACCGCGGCGCCAATCTCTGGCTCGGCCGCAACGAGGAATGCGGCATCCGCTGCGTCTATCACGGCTGGAAGTTCGACACCGACGGCCGCTGCGTCGACATGCCGACCTCGTATCCGGACCTCAACGCCAAGGACCTGATCCGCATCAAGTCCTATCCGGTGCGCGAATGGGGCGAGATGATCTGGGCCTATATGGGCCCGGTCGATCAGATGCCGGAATTGCCCGCGCTGGAGATGGCGCTGCTGCCGGCCTCGCACCGCTTCGTCACCAAGAAATGGCAGGACTGCAACTGGGTGCAGGCGGTGGAAGGCTCGATCGACACCGCGCATTTCACCTTCGCGCATCTCTCCTTCGAGAAGGAGGAGAACGAGATCCTCGACATCAAGAAGCATTTCGTCAACCCGCTGACGCGGGTCGCGACCGATCACATGCGCTGGATCGCCGAGGACCCGCGGCCGGTGATCAAGATCAATCCGCACGACGCGGGGCTGACGGTCGCGGGCGGGCGGCTCACCGGCAGCGACAACATCTATTGGCGTATTGCCCAGTTCCTGATGCCGTTCCACAGCTACGCGCCGAGCTCGATGCCGGGCGAGAACATGTTTGGCCAGACCTTCGTGCCGGTGACCGACACCAATTGCTGGATCTACACCTATGCATGGAATCCCGAACGTCCGCTGACCGACGCCGAGCGCGACGGTTACGCCAACGGCAACGGCGTGATGGCCGTGGTCGACGAGAACTACGTGCCGCTGCGCAACAAGTCGAATGACTATCTGATCGATCGCAAGCTGCAGCGGACCAGGAGCTATACCGGCATCAAGGGCGTCTCCGAGCAGGACGCCGCGGTGCAGGACAGCCAGGGCCCGATCGCCGACCGCACCCGTGAGCATCTCGGCCCGACCGATCTCGGCATCATGCATTTCCGCAAGCTGATGATGGAGGCGGCCCGCGCGCTGCAAAACGGCGAGGCGCCGCCGCATGCCGCGCACCAGGATCGCTACACGGTGCGCTCCGGCGCCTGCGTCACCAGCAAGGCCAAGGATCTCACCGCCGTGATGGTCGAGCGGTTCGGCGATCCCGCAGGCTTCGTCGGCGGTCCCGGAAAGCAGACGGCGGCAGAATAA